The following are encoded together in the Triticum dicoccoides isolate Atlit2015 ecotype Zavitan chromosome 6B, WEW_v2.0, whole genome shotgun sequence genome:
- the LOC119324959 gene encoding histone H4: protein MSGRGKGGKGLGKGGAKRHRKVLRDNIQGITKPAIRRLARRGGVKRISGLIYEETRGVLKIFLENVIRDAVTYTEHARRKTVTAMDVVYALKRQGRTLYGFGG from the coding sequence ATGTCCGGCCGCGGCAAGGGAGGGAAGGGGCTGGGCAAGGGCGGCGCCAAGCGCCACCGGAAGGTGCTCCGCGACAACATCCagggcatcaccaagccggcgatcCGCCGTCTGGCTCGCCGGGGCGGCGTGAAGCGCATCTCGGGgctcatctacgaggagacccgCGGCGTGCTCAAGATCTTCCTGGAGAACGTCATCCGCGACGCGGTCACCTACACCGAGCACGCCCGCCGCAAGACGGTCACCGCCATGGACGTCGTCTACGCCCTCAAGCGCCAGGGCCGCACCCTCTACGGATTCGGCGGCTAG